A window of Rhododendron vialii isolate Sample 1 chromosome 13a, ASM3025357v1 contains these coding sequences:
- the LOC131315039 gene encoding kinesin-like protein KIN-14I isoform X1 produces the protein MAAGGALSFSVASVVEDVLQQHGVRSREIDLDSRRAEEAATRRYEAAGWLRKMVGVVAAKDLPAEPSEEEFRLGLRSGLILCTVLNKVQPGAVPKVVESPDSALVPDGAALSAYQYFENVRNFLVAVQDMGLPTFEASDLEQGGKSARVVSCALALKSYSDWKQTGGIGVWKFGGNLKPTTSGKNFLRKNSDPFTGSLSRTLSAGESSLSAISPNLDPNNKSTSLSMLVRAILLDKKPDEIPTLVESVLSKVVEEFEHRVAGQTELRKTTSKDVLTQANTSLLKHGSADIKKEERKFRAKIGESFHKAHILEEEAEKQILKQQMIFERQNKEITELKQTLHTTKAGIQFMQMKFHEDIHNLGLNIHGLAHAASGYHKVLEENRKLYNQVQDLKGSIRVYCRVRPFLGGQSNYLSSVGHMEEGTITITTPSKHGKGCRSFNFNKVFGPSATQAEVFLDTQPLIRSVLDGYNVCIFAYGQTGSGKTFTMTGPRDLTEQSQGVNYRALSDLFLLAEQRKNTFRYDVSVQMIEIYNEQVRDLLVTGGLNKRLEIHNSSQSGVNVPDASLVRVSSTYDVIELMNLGQRNRAVGATALNDRSSRSHSCLTVHVEGRDLTSGTILRGCMHLVDLAGSERVHKSEVTGDRLKEAQHINRSLSALGDVISSLAQKNSHVPYRNSKLTQLLQDSLGGQAKTLMFVHISPEADAIGETISTLKFAERVATVELGAARVNKDGADVKELKEQIASLKAALVRKEGKSETMQEKVSGSPCGIVSSPYSPQDGVTLDDQKSRWKPMGDVGNIEVNNLALRQKRQSFDLDELLGNSSPWPPVSSPGQNYGEDDREAGTGEWVDKVMVNRQEALNGVQNPLGHWGTDNGLVSDAFYQKYLTDSSKIYTEPSYNIFAGSNQFEIATTDDLDELDAGTSDSSEPDLLWQFNHSKLNNFTTGTGSKAQKPNPKLAKSSELSGRNVIPKVGASMPQKLSNGTGPISQRNGRHGIPTEAKRKTGNRK, from the exons ATGGCGGCGGGAGGTGCATTGTCGTTTTCAGTGGCGTCagtggtggaggatgttctTCAGCAGCACGGGGTTCGGTCCAGAGAGATTGATTTGGACTCACGCAGAGCAGAGGAGGCCG CAACAAGACGGTATGAGGCAGCTGGGTGGCTAAGAAAGATGGTTGGAGTTGTTGCTGCTAAAGATTTGCCAGCAGAGCCTTCTGAGGAAGAGTTTCGGCTTGGATTGAGAAGTGGCCTGATTCTATGCACCGTACTCAATAAAGTTCAACCTGGAGCTGTGCCAAAG GTGGTAGAGAGTCCTGATTCTGCTCTTGTACCTGATGGGGCAGCTTTGTCTGCGTATCAATATTTTGAAAACGTGAGAAACTTTCTTGTCGCTGTGCAAGATATGGGGCTTCCAACTTTTGAGGCATCTGATCTGGAACAA GGAGGAAAATCTGCAAGGGTGGTGAGTTGTGCTCTAGCACTTAAATCCTACAGTGACTGGAAACAAACAGGTGGAATTGGAGTATGGAAATTCGGCGGAAATCTAAAACCCACAACTTCTGGAAAGAATTTTCTGCGCAAGAATTCAGATCCATTTACAGGATCCTTATCAAGGACCTTGTCAGCTGGCGAAAGTTCTTTGAGTGCTATATCTCCTAACCTCGACCCTAATAATAAG TCTACTTCTTTGAGTATGCTTGTTCGTGCAATTCTCTTGGATAAGAAGCCTGACGAAATTCCAACT CTGGTGGAGTCCGTACTATCAAAGGTTGTGGAGGAGTTCGAGCATCGCGTTGCCGGCCAAACTGAATTG AGAAAAACAACTTCAAAAGATGTCCTTACTCAGGCAAATACCTCTCTGTTGAAGCATGGCTCTGCTGATATCAAG AAAGAAGAGCGAAAGTTTAGGGCAAAGATTGGGGAAAGCTTTCATAAAGCCCATATCCTGGAGGAGGAAGCTGAAAAGCAAATTCTGAAACAACAAATGATATTTGAACGGCAGAATAAAGAGATTACA GAGCTAAAACAAACTCTTCACACTACGAAAGCTGGCATTCAGTTCATGCAAATGAAGTTCCATGAGGATATCCATAATCTTG GTTTGAACATTCATGGCCTTGCCCATGCTGCTTCTGGATATCACAAAGTTCTCGAGGAAAACCGGAAGCTATACAATCAAGTTCAAGACCTTAAGG GAAGTATTAGGGTTTATTGTCGAGTCAGGCCCTTCTTGGGTGGACAATCAAACTATTTAAGCTCGGTGGGTCATATGGAGGAGGGAACAATTACTATAACTACACCATCCAAGCATGGAAAAGGTTGTAGGTCATTCAACTTCAACAAAGTTTTTGGGCCTTCTGCAACCCAAG CGGAGGTCTTTTTAGATACCCAACCACTGATTCGATCTGTCCTTGATGGGTACAATGTGTGTATATTTGCCTATGGCCAAACTGGGTCAGGAAAAACTTTCACAATG ACTGGACCTAGAGATCTTACGGAGCAAAGTCAAGGCGTAAATTACAGAGCATTGAGCGATTTGTTTCTTCTGGCAGAGCAAAGAAAGAACACCTTCCGATATGATGTTTCTGTGCAGATGATTGAGATATATAATGAACAAGTTAGAGATCTCCTTGTTACTGGTGGTCTTAACAAAAG ATTAGAGATCCACAATAGTTCTCAGTCAGGAGTCAATGTACCAGATGCAAGCCTTGTTCGAGTTTCATCTACATATGACGTCATTGAGTTGATGAACTTAGGACAAAGGAACCGTGCAGTGGGTGCAACAGCTCTCAATGACCGCAGTAGTCGCTCTCATAG TTGCTTGACTGTTCATGTCGAAGGAAGGGACTTGACATCCGGAACAATTCTTCGTGGCTGTATGCATTTGGTGGATCTCGCGGGAAGTGAGAGGGTACACAAATCTGAAGTTACAGGAGATAGACTTAAAGAGGCGCAACATATTAACAGATCTCTTTCCGCTTTGGGCGATGTGATCTCTTCCCTTGCCCAAAAGAATTCACACGTCCCATACAGGAATAGCAAACTCACACAATTGCTCCAAGACTCGCTTG GAGGGCAGGCCAAGACGCTAATGTTTGTTCACATAAGCCCTGAGGCTGACGCTATAGGAGAAACCATAAGTACACTCAAATTTGCTGAGCGAGTTGCCACTGTTGAACTTGGTGCTGCCCGAGTAAACAAAGATGGTGCAGATGTTAAAGAGCTCAAAGAGCAG ATTGCTAGTCTTAAAGCAGCCTTGGTAAGGAAAGAAGGAAAATCAGAGACCATGCAGGAGAAAGTATCTGGTAGTCCATGTGGCATAGTGTCATCACCTTATAGCCCACAGGACGGAGTTACATTGGATGATCAGAAGAGCCGCTGGAAACCAATGGGGGATGTAGGCAACATAGAG GTTAATAACTTAGCATTGAGGCAAAAGAGGCAAAGTTTCGATCTTGATGAGCTATTAGGAAATTCATCTCCTTGGCCTCCAGTCAGTAGCCCTGGTCAGAATTACGGAGAGGATGATAGAGAAGCAGGAACCGGTGAGTGGGTAGATAAGGTCATGGTGAACAGGCAAGAAGCTTTAAATGGAGTTCAAAACCCTTTAGGACATTGGGGAACAGACAATGGACTTGTGTCTGATGCCTTTTACCAGAAATATTTAACGGATTCTTCAAAAATATACACAGAGCCATCGTACAACATATTTGCAGGAAGCAACCAGTTTGAGATTGCTACTACTGATGATTTGGATGAGCTAGATGCCGGCACTAGTGATTCCTCAGAGCCTGATTTGCTTTGGCAATTTAATCATTCCAAACTTAATAACTTTACGACTGGGACTGGATCAAAGGCTCAGAAACCTAATCCAAAGCTAGCCAAGAGCTCAGAACTAAG CGGCAGGAATGTGATTCCTAAAGTAGGCGCCTCGATGCCACAAAAATTATCAAATGGCACTGGTCCCATTTCTCAGCGGAACGGGAGGCACGGAATTCCTACTGAAGCTAAGCGGAAAACTGGGAATAGAAAGTAG
- the LOC131315039 gene encoding kinesin-like protein KIN-14I isoform X2: MAAGGALSFSVASVVEDVLQQHGVRSREIDLDSRRAEEAATRRYEAAGWLRKMVGVVAAKDLPAEPSEEEFRLGLRSGLILCTVLNKVQPGAVPKVVESPDSALVPDGAALSAYQYFENVRNFLVAVQDMGLPTFEASDLEQGGKSARVVSCALALKSYSDWKQTGGIGVWKFGGNLKPTTSGKNFLRKNSDPFTGSLSRTLSAGESSLSAISPNLDPNNKSTSLSMLVRAILLDKKPDEIPTLVESVLSKVVEEFEHRVAGQTELRKTTSKDVLTQANTSLLKHGSADIKKEERKFRAKIGESFHKAHILEEEAEKQILKQQMIFERQNKEITELKQTLHTTKAGIQFMQMKFHEDIHNLGLNIHGLAHAASGYHKVLEENRKLYNQVQDLKGSIRVYCRVRPFLGGQSNYLSSVGHMEEGTITITTPSKHGKGCRSFNFNKVFGPSATQAEVFLDTQPLIRSVLDGYNVCIFAYGQTGSGKTFTMTGPRDLTEQSQGVNYRALSDLFLLAEQRKNTFRYDVSVQMIEIYNEQVRDLLVTGGLNKRLEIHNSSQSGVNVPDASLVRVSSTYDVIELMNLGQRNRAVGATALNDRSSRSHSCLTVHVEGRDLTSGTILRGCMHLVDLAGSERVHKSEVTGDRLKEAQHINRSLSALGDVISSLAQKNSHVPYRNSKLTQLLQDSLGGQAKTLMFVHISPEADAIGETISTLKFAERVATVELGAARVNKDGADVKELKEQIASLKAALVRKEGKSETMQEKVSGSPCGIVSSPYSPQDGVTLDDQKSRWKPMGDVGNIEVNNLALRQKRQSFDLDELLGNSSPWPPVSSPGQNYGEDDREAGTGEWVDKVMVNRQEALNGVQNPLGHWGTDNGLVSDAFYQKYLTDSSKIYTEPSYNIFAGSNQFEIATTDDLDELDAGTSDSSEPDLLWQFNHSKLNNFTTGTGSKAQKPNPKLAKSSELRNVIPKVGASMPQKLSNGTGPISQRNGRHGIPTEAKRKTGNRK; the protein is encoded by the exons ATGGCGGCGGGAGGTGCATTGTCGTTTTCAGTGGCGTCagtggtggaggatgttctTCAGCAGCACGGGGTTCGGTCCAGAGAGATTGATTTGGACTCACGCAGAGCAGAGGAGGCCG CAACAAGACGGTATGAGGCAGCTGGGTGGCTAAGAAAGATGGTTGGAGTTGTTGCTGCTAAAGATTTGCCAGCAGAGCCTTCTGAGGAAGAGTTTCGGCTTGGATTGAGAAGTGGCCTGATTCTATGCACCGTACTCAATAAAGTTCAACCTGGAGCTGTGCCAAAG GTGGTAGAGAGTCCTGATTCTGCTCTTGTACCTGATGGGGCAGCTTTGTCTGCGTATCAATATTTTGAAAACGTGAGAAACTTTCTTGTCGCTGTGCAAGATATGGGGCTTCCAACTTTTGAGGCATCTGATCTGGAACAA GGAGGAAAATCTGCAAGGGTGGTGAGTTGTGCTCTAGCACTTAAATCCTACAGTGACTGGAAACAAACAGGTGGAATTGGAGTATGGAAATTCGGCGGAAATCTAAAACCCACAACTTCTGGAAAGAATTTTCTGCGCAAGAATTCAGATCCATTTACAGGATCCTTATCAAGGACCTTGTCAGCTGGCGAAAGTTCTTTGAGTGCTATATCTCCTAACCTCGACCCTAATAATAAG TCTACTTCTTTGAGTATGCTTGTTCGTGCAATTCTCTTGGATAAGAAGCCTGACGAAATTCCAACT CTGGTGGAGTCCGTACTATCAAAGGTTGTGGAGGAGTTCGAGCATCGCGTTGCCGGCCAAACTGAATTG AGAAAAACAACTTCAAAAGATGTCCTTACTCAGGCAAATACCTCTCTGTTGAAGCATGGCTCTGCTGATATCAAG AAAGAAGAGCGAAAGTTTAGGGCAAAGATTGGGGAAAGCTTTCATAAAGCCCATATCCTGGAGGAGGAAGCTGAAAAGCAAATTCTGAAACAACAAATGATATTTGAACGGCAGAATAAAGAGATTACA GAGCTAAAACAAACTCTTCACACTACGAAAGCTGGCATTCAGTTCATGCAAATGAAGTTCCATGAGGATATCCATAATCTTG GTTTGAACATTCATGGCCTTGCCCATGCTGCTTCTGGATATCACAAAGTTCTCGAGGAAAACCGGAAGCTATACAATCAAGTTCAAGACCTTAAGG GAAGTATTAGGGTTTATTGTCGAGTCAGGCCCTTCTTGGGTGGACAATCAAACTATTTAAGCTCGGTGGGTCATATGGAGGAGGGAACAATTACTATAACTACACCATCCAAGCATGGAAAAGGTTGTAGGTCATTCAACTTCAACAAAGTTTTTGGGCCTTCTGCAACCCAAG CGGAGGTCTTTTTAGATACCCAACCACTGATTCGATCTGTCCTTGATGGGTACAATGTGTGTATATTTGCCTATGGCCAAACTGGGTCAGGAAAAACTTTCACAATG ACTGGACCTAGAGATCTTACGGAGCAAAGTCAAGGCGTAAATTACAGAGCATTGAGCGATTTGTTTCTTCTGGCAGAGCAAAGAAAGAACACCTTCCGATATGATGTTTCTGTGCAGATGATTGAGATATATAATGAACAAGTTAGAGATCTCCTTGTTACTGGTGGTCTTAACAAAAG ATTAGAGATCCACAATAGTTCTCAGTCAGGAGTCAATGTACCAGATGCAAGCCTTGTTCGAGTTTCATCTACATATGACGTCATTGAGTTGATGAACTTAGGACAAAGGAACCGTGCAGTGGGTGCAACAGCTCTCAATGACCGCAGTAGTCGCTCTCATAG TTGCTTGACTGTTCATGTCGAAGGAAGGGACTTGACATCCGGAACAATTCTTCGTGGCTGTATGCATTTGGTGGATCTCGCGGGAAGTGAGAGGGTACACAAATCTGAAGTTACAGGAGATAGACTTAAAGAGGCGCAACATATTAACAGATCTCTTTCCGCTTTGGGCGATGTGATCTCTTCCCTTGCCCAAAAGAATTCACACGTCCCATACAGGAATAGCAAACTCACACAATTGCTCCAAGACTCGCTTG GAGGGCAGGCCAAGACGCTAATGTTTGTTCACATAAGCCCTGAGGCTGACGCTATAGGAGAAACCATAAGTACACTCAAATTTGCTGAGCGAGTTGCCACTGTTGAACTTGGTGCTGCCCGAGTAAACAAAGATGGTGCAGATGTTAAAGAGCTCAAAGAGCAG ATTGCTAGTCTTAAAGCAGCCTTGGTAAGGAAAGAAGGAAAATCAGAGACCATGCAGGAGAAAGTATCTGGTAGTCCATGTGGCATAGTGTCATCACCTTATAGCCCACAGGACGGAGTTACATTGGATGATCAGAAGAGCCGCTGGAAACCAATGGGGGATGTAGGCAACATAGAG GTTAATAACTTAGCATTGAGGCAAAAGAGGCAAAGTTTCGATCTTGATGAGCTATTAGGAAATTCATCTCCTTGGCCTCCAGTCAGTAGCCCTGGTCAGAATTACGGAGAGGATGATAGAGAAGCAGGAACCGGTGAGTGGGTAGATAAGGTCATGGTGAACAGGCAAGAAGCTTTAAATGGAGTTCAAAACCCTTTAGGACATTGGGGAACAGACAATGGACTTGTGTCTGATGCCTTTTACCAGAAATATTTAACGGATTCTTCAAAAATATACACAGAGCCATCGTACAACATATTTGCAGGAAGCAACCAGTTTGAGATTGCTACTACTGATGATTTGGATGAGCTAGATGCCGGCACTAGTGATTCCTCAGAGCCTGATTTGCTTTGGCAATTTAATCATTCCAAACTTAATAACTTTACGACTGGGACTGGATCAAAGGCTCAGAAACCTAATCCAAAGCTAGCCAAGAGCTCAGAACTAAG GAATGTGATTCCTAAAGTAGGCGCCTCGATGCCACAAAAATTATCAAATGGCACTGGTCCCATTTCTCAGCGGAACGGGAGGCACGGAATTCCTACTGAAGCTAAGCGGAAAACTGGGAATAGAAAGTAG
- the LOC131315046 gene encoding uncharacterized protein LOC131315046: protein MSKESGNGTTGESLEKLRALQITSLEEEEDDEDQVNGEGSGNFFDEDDDEEEEQVAVTLGFVEKPKKRWSLLRQLFPSKAGGSPAWLDPIDLPSGRSCLCDICGEPLQFLLQVYAPLSEKDSTFHRSLYIFMCQSMGCLLRDQHEQWKRQQGKASRSVKVFRCQLARSNPYYSSEPPRRDGTDKPSGIGAALCSWCGTWKGDKVCSGCREARYCSDKHQAMHWKSGHKIECLHSRISPQSSNSCPTTSSADIQKAASNSTWPEYEILNEDEPELDTEMSEDSGHANALVPESHADETVKSLLDKFEGDPDRKSLASFQERMARAPEQVLRYCRFERAKPLWPMSSGRPSETDIPKCTHCGGSRNFEFQILPQLLYYFGVKNEVDSLDWATIVVYSCEASCEGSRAYKEEFVWVQLASQSSTVP, encoded by the exons ATGTCCAAAGAATCGGGTAATGGTACAACTGGAGAATCTTTAGAGAAGCTCAGGGCTCTTCAAATTACTTCCCTGGAAGAGGAGGAAGACGACGAAGATCAAGTTAACGGTGAAGGCAGTGGTAATTTTTTTGAcgaagatgatgatgaagaagaagagcaagtaGCTGTAACCCTAGGTTTTGTCGAAAAGCCGAAGAAACGGTGGTCGCTTCTTCGCCAGTTGTTTCCAAGCAAGGCTGGGGGCTCACCT GCTTGGTTGGATCCGATTGATTTGCCCTCGGGAAGATCttgtctctgtgacatttgcGGCGAGCCTTTGCAGTTCCTGCTTCAG GTGTATGCACCACTCTCGGAGAAGGACTCTACATTTCATCGCTCATTATATATCTTCATGTGTCAATCGATGGGTTGTCTTCTGCGAGACCAACATGAGCAATGGAAACGCCAACAAGGGAAGGCATCTCGAAG TGTGAAGGTTTTCCGTTGCCAACTAGCCCGCTCGAATCCTTATTACTCAAGTGAACCCCCAAGACGTGATGGAACTGACAAACCTTCCGGAATTGGAG CTGCACTCTGCAGTTGGTGTGGTACCTGGAAAGGAGATAAAGTTTGTAGCGGATGTAGAGAAGCACGTTATTGCTCAGACAAACACCAG GCTATGCACTGGAAGTCAGGTCATAAAATTGAATGTCTACACTCGAGAATTTCTCCTCAGTCATCTAACAGTTGCCCCACTACCAGTTCAGCAGATATACAAAAAG CTGCAAGCAACAGCACGTGGCCTGAATATGAGATCTTAAATGAGGATGAACCCGAGCTTGACACAGAAATGTCCGAAGATAGTGGACATGCTAATGCATTGGTTCCAGAGAGCCATGCGGATGAAACAGTCAAGTCATTGCTGGACAAATTTGAG GGTGATCCGGACAGAAAGAGCTTGGCCTCCTTCCAGGAGCGCATGGCCAGGGCCCCTGAGCAAGTTCTAAG GTATTGTAGGTTTGAAAGGGCTAAACCCTTATGGCCCATGTCTAGTGGCCGACCATCCGAGACTGATATTCCGAAATGCACTCATTGTGGTGGCAGTCgcaattttgaatttcag ATTCTGCCTCAGTTGCTTTATTACTTTGGCGTGAAAAATGAGGTGGATTCGCTTGATTGGGCAACTATTGTTGTGTACTCATGTGAAGCCTCTTGTGAGGGAAGCAGAGCTTACAAAGAGGAGTTTGTTTGGGTTCAGCTTGCTTCTCAATCTTCTACAGTACCATGA